The Candidatus Eisenbacteria bacterium genome contains a region encoding:
- the secG gene encoding preprotein translocase subunit SecG: protein MTAFLTGIHIINCILLVVVVLLQSSKGGGLAGAFGGGAATQAVFGGRGAGTFLSRTTTVLAIVFMLTSLTLTVLSRQRTAEADSAIRRALEQEGRATVPSQGLPETGLPQAGIPEAAAPQGEAEAPVAGAGETE, encoded by the coding sequence ATGACGGCGTTTCTCACGGGCATCCACATCATCAACTGCATCCTGCTCGTCGTGGTGGTTCTCCTCCAGTCGAGCAAGGGAGGCGGGCTCGCCGGAGCGTTCGGAGGAGGCGCCGCGACGCAAGCGGTCTTCGGCGGGCGCGGGGCGGGGACCTTCCTCTCGCGCACGACGACCGTTCTCGCGATCGTCTTCATGCTGACCTCGCTCACCCTTACGGTTCTCAGCCGGCAGCGGACCGCGGAAGCGGACAGCGCGATCCGGAGGGCGCTTGAACAGGAAGGGCGCGCGACCGTTCCTTCCCAAGGGCTCCCGGAGACCGGTCTCCCGCAGGCGGGGATCCCTGAGGCGGCGGCGCCGCAGGGGGAGGCCGAGGCTCCGGTGGCGGGGGCGGGAGAGACGGAGTAG